The following coding sequences lie in one Yamadazyma tenuis chromosome 3, complete sequence genomic window:
- a CDS encoding uncharacterized protein (EggNog:ENOG503NV77; COG:S), with the protein MKFKRADVKHEHYAKHFQPNGFKRKSRTKVNTVTTPSPPISESSALNWLFEESSFENNQIQLINSTIFDNQANSMLMELLGSNLDQFPSVLINFSAVSPELLALYVDAIPQLVQHPDFISSSLEYCLTVYWEIFHVQFPILHKPSFNTLAVSPLLTLSMIMMGAVLSYSSQTASPLIDASGLSLLIGSELRWLIFRHRRPNKSDPWELQSLLILEVYEKHYANRDLHERSSIHQAAKIEMMKRSTLLGGDPYSSESMSSAELKQAQNEVLLAKWVAAESMKRCLLMSFVFDLTSSIISSHCSSLFVDKLKLSLPCDDIIWEADLSTLKNIALPQKPPSIRSCFNKLLQGEKIEASSFGNKVLFHAITSLIIQLEQRDDTLSLINGLKPDILNDNWRLKISFALDSWKFNINQGSCCNIDSLLIDLRVRNKPTTKYFELNEPRCKMPVYHMAHIRLHIINHDLLIYAGVPARMNVVANKQDYDNVAERMVKWANSVNGRMGVIHAYLCLFECLLPVDQGDIDYKPATDPIPERPHVIVDSCLTIWGYNFVLWGPESDRYNSGELAFKESGSEYLSRMKSILGTALAENNAQDFYLSVKRLAKSLLTVPNTRNLAGFMNEMSRIYSQCFWTLGQEYSRLFASCAERSMGRGEVFCANMYKESIV; encoded by the coding sequence atgaagttcaagagaGCAGATGTCAAACATGAACATTACGCAAAGCACTTTCAACCAAATGGATTCAAACGCAAAAGTCGTACCAAAGTGAATACCGTAACCACTCCAAGTCCTCCTATTTCAGAATCTCTGGCCTTGAACTggctttttgaagaaagttCCTTTGAAAATAATCAAATCCAGTTAATTAATTCTACCATTTTCGATAACCAAGCCAACTCCATGTTGATGGAATTATTGGGCTCTAATTTGGATCAATTCCCTTCTGTCttaatcaacttttcagcaGTTTCTCCAGAGTTATTAGCGTTATATGTTGATGCTATCCCTCAATTAGTCCAACATCCCGATTTCATTTCCCTGTCGTTGGAGTACTGCTTGACAGTATACTGGGAGATTTTCCATGTACAATTCCCCATACTTCATAAGCCCCTGTTCAACACTTTGGCAGTGTCCCCTCTATTAACTTTGtcgatgataatgatggGTGCAGTTCTCTCGTATTCTTCACAGACTGCTTCTCCGTTAATAGATGCAAGTGGGCTTCTGCTATTAATCGGATCTGAATTACGCTGGCTTATCTTCAGACACAGAAGACCTAATAAGTCTGACCCATGGGAATTACAaagtttgttgattttggaagtCTACGAGAAACACTATGCTAATAGAGATTTGCACGAACGGTCTTCTATTCATCAGGCTGCTAAGATTGAAATGATGAAAAGATCGACATTGCTAGGTGGTGACCCTTATTCCAGCGAGAGCATGTCTTCTGCTGAGTTAAAACAAGCACAAAATGAAGTCTTGTTGGCGAAATGGGTGGCAGCAGAATCCATGAAACGATGTTTGCTTATGtcttttgtgtttgacttgaCGAGCTCAATCATCTCCTCCCATTGCTCTCTGCTTTTCGTGGATAAACTAAAGCTTTCGCTCCCCTGTGACGATATAATCTGGGAAGCTGACTTAAGCacattgaagaatattGCTTTACCGCAGAAGCCTCCTTCTATAAGATCCTGTTTCAATAAATTATTGCAGGGTGAAAAAATTGAGGCTAGCTCCTTCGGAAATAAGGTGTTATTCCATGCTATTACCTCGCTAATAATTCAATTAGAACAGAGAGACGACACATTGTCTTTGATAAATGGTTTGAAACCAGATATCTTAAATGACAACTGGAGGCTTAAGATTTCTTTTGCGCTTGATTCGTGGAAGTTTAATATCAATCAAGGCTCATGTTGTAATATTGATAGTCTCCTAATTGATTTGAGAGTCAGAAACAAGCCCACTACAAAATATTTTGAGTTGAATGAACCGCGATGTAAAATGCCGGTATATCATATGGCTCATATTCGCCTTCATATCATTAACCATGATCTTCTTATCTATGCTGGTGTACCTGCCAGAATGAATGTGGTTGCGAATAAGCAAGATTATGACAACGTAGCCGAAAGAATGGTAAAGTGGGCTAATTCAGTGAATGGCAGGATGGGAGTTATACATGCGTATCTTTGCCTATTCGAGTGTTTGTTACCCGTGGACCAAGGCGATATAGATTACAAGCCAGCTACCGATCCAATTCCAGAGAGACCTCATGTTATAGTCGACTCTTGCTTAACTATATGGGGATATAATTTTGTGCTATGGGGACCAGAATCTGACAGGTACAATTCAGGAGAACTTGCATTCAAGGAGTCGGGTTCTGAGTATCTACTGAGGATGAAACTGATTCTTGGGACAGCTTTGGCTGAGAATAATGCCCAGGACTTCTATTTAAGTGTGAAGCGGCTAGCCAAATCTTTACTTACTGTGCCGAATACTAGAAATTTGGCAGGTTTTATGAATGAGATGTCTAGAATATACTCCCAGTGTTTTTGGACCTTAGGTCAGGAATACTCCAGGCTCTTTGCTAGTTGTGCCGAAAGGTCGATGGGTAGAGGCGAAGTATTTTGTGCTAACATGTATAAAGAATCTATAGTCTAA
- a CDS encoding uncharacterized protein (COG:E; EggNog:ENOG503NZ0R) has protein sequence MTVDQPEYQGTYSGNRITLSKIELPNKHIVNGNEFPYALAFNHSGELLDDKVEFLKELGSNGTVEKLLAKHGAVLFRGAGSGSPETFSKLVSSVETARGLKPYEQIGLAGKRNLRAENVFTANEGPKTKRFYQHNEYSRFTIFPSNIHFFCQDAPKVGGDTPIAHSIEFFQRLQELYPEIIEKLSQKKLKSSQFYPSREGKISFKGNEFYWQDKDGFGHLIKEGDSEEEKRRKAEIMVRKLTSDFEWAEDGGLLVHQYVPFIRIHPESQLPTFFNTLVGRYGAKKDAGATEFPHVGTDGGYYAPLVYEDGEEIDKDLLEKVLQVSIDLEYNHEWQEGDLLLVDNIQVSHGRQPWSEGERVILVSMWDNDVIPEVYKA, from the coding sequence ATGACCGTTGATCAGCCTGAATACCAAGGAACTTACCTGGGCAACCGAATAACTCTTTCCAAAATAGAGTTACCTAATAAGCATATTGTAAACGGAAATGAGTTTCCTTATGCACTTGCCTTTAATCACTCTGGAGAGCTCTTGGATGATAAGgttgaattcttgaaagaattggGTTCTAATGGTACAGTCGAAAAGTTGTTAGCCAAACATGGAGCTGTATTGTTCAGGGGGGCAGGAAGTGGATCTCCAGAAACGTTTTCAAAGTTGGTTCTGAGTGTGGAAACTGCCAGAGGCCTCAAACCATACGAGCAAATTGGTTTGGCTGGAAAGCGGAACTTGAGAGCAGAAAATGTTTTCACCGCAAACGAAGGTCCCAAGACTAAGAGGTTCTACCAACATAACGAGTATTCGAGATTCACTATTTTTCCCAGTAACattcatttcttctgtCAAGATGCTCCAAAAGTGGGTGGTGATACTCCAATTGCTCACTCCATTGAATTTTTCCAGAGGTTACAAGAACTTTACCCTgaaattattgaaaaactcTCCCAAAAGAAGCTCAAGAGCTCCCAATTCTATCCTAGCAGAGAGGGTAAAATTTCGTTTAAAGGTAACGAATTTTATTGGCAAGACAAAGATGGGTTTGGacatttgatcaaagaaggggactctgaagaagagaagaggCGTAAGGCCGAAATTATGGTTAGAAAGTTGACGTCCGACTTTGAATGGGCTGAAGATGGAGGATTATTGGTTCACCAGTATGTTCCTTTTATCAGAATCCATCCTGAATCGCAACTTCcaactttcttcaacaccctCGTCGGAAGATATGGTGCTAAAAAAGATGCTGGTGCAACCGAATTTCCTCACGTTGGTACTGACGGAGGTTATTATGCACCTCTTGTATACGAAGACggtgaagaaatcgataaagacttgttggaaaagGTTTTGCAAGTGTCGATTGACCTTGAATACAACCACGAATGGCAAGAAGGagaccttcttcttgttgataacATCCAAGTGAGCCATGGAAGACAACCCTGGTCGGAAGGAGAAAGAGTTATCTTGGTCAGCATGTGGGACAACGATGTGATTCCAGAGGTTTATAAGGCTTAG
- a CDS encoding 5-oxoprolinase (EggNog:ENOG503NU0K; COG:E), with translation MTVENRISISIDRGGTFTDVLAIIPGKEDYVFKLLSVDPSNYKDANIEGIRRVLEHAHGVKIPRNVPLDTSTIESIKLGTTVATNALLERKGVPTALITTEGFKDILHIGNQSRPDLFALNIVKPEALYKKVVEVEERVTLPAFTEDAKGYDAKDLLNGQTYVLGETKEVVKIIKPLNVDKTRAQLLELKQQGIVSVAVVLIHGYNYQEHEKQIGALANELGFVNVTLSHKVLPMIKAVNRGQSACVDAYLTPIVQEYIKGLISGFEEGFEKHTRVEFMMSDGGLCDYKKFTGLKSLLSGPAGGVVGQARTCFDIDDGTPTIGFDMGGTSTDVSRYAGLAFEHVFETTTAGIKLAAPQLDINTVAAGGSSILSYRNGLYQVGPESASAHPGPVCYRKNGPNLTITDANLMCGRILPEFFPKIFGETEDQPLDKEAVIKRFTEMAEVINADNPNMTPKTPYEIALGFLDVANVAMAKPIRQLTENKGFDVTKHNLASFGGAGGQHATSIARALKMKRIVIHKYSSILSAYGIALSDVVHEAQEPSLTVYNSSSKDYLLDRCTALKEKVALELAEQGISDVDYQVFFNMGYKGSDSKLMILQSDKDFLTSFYDTHQREFSFNNFKKEVIVNDIRVRGSGSVNRIQERSPFKDLAEITQVPVADGLEKILSPVYFNGGFQESKVYLLGDLPVGSQIKGPALVLDSTQTLLVDPNSVLTVLPRHVVVDLDYNSIDTNKNLSIDAVDPVQLSVFSHRFMSIAESMCTTLQKISVSANIKERLDFSCALFDECGNLVANAPSVPVHLCAMSFAVKYQINYWGSDLKPGDILATNHPKAMGTHLPDITIISPVFIEGKIRFFVGSRAHHAEIGGTVAGSMDSSATSLDSEGAKFVAWKVVQNGVFDDAGVQKYFVDDLKKIPGSSPSRKLSDNISDLKAAIAANQKGINLLSDVFNEYDTEYVLFYMRSIKDTTEAAVRSFLKKLAKQKGSKPLTAVDYMDDGARIQLKITIDEAKGSAVFDFTGTAEETFNCFNAPSSVTSSCIAYCMRCHITEGDLPLNEGMLSPIEVIIPPGTVLNPSVTAAVSGGNGITSQKIADVIMKALGTVAASYGCMNCITFGQGGYDKETGEMIPGFGFVETIGGGSGAGNGFHGFSGTQCNMTNTLMTDPEVLEQRYPVVLKQFRVREGSAGIGKWNGGEGLIRELQFTSACHASILTQRRVFRPYGMAGGGEGGRGENRLGKIRADGKTIDWKHVGPTAEIEIDIGDIIKISTPGGGGYGVANEESEPSTSVVKPSTVVTAGGSFYQYREAMNIPPKFFLTTTVEDMKLNTRLQNPNNNSTMPYRLKVDSVPKQEHPQEAPNLNPNIESDLFDHYVEVVSKKKVFGNLQLNGFRSIIIPHCITSPSLFQSIIAISASDLIRRYPTHTYFSKLTTKYKNEAINLMYNLLDDFGKERIDEIVTSILILCSLEIGEDLNSNWVNYLKQSCLIFSTLNDEDILQSEVLLFCYRYFILRYILLLSSLNRLEYFYFTNNFPMKFIDTFFKDDSVDYMLGCSPKLIQIIGDITRLKNNDDSIDPSQVGEIYDALFALREEHEDLKLNFCSQLYLHTVKIHLASTFESQLNSLHLTIDTEFHQKYFDTSVGQLPFIPIYDKLFSAAYKL, from the exons ATGACAGTGGAAAACAGAATAAGCATTTCCATCGATAGAGGTGGAACCTTCACTGATGTTCTTGCTATCATCCCTGGAAAAGAAGACTATGTGTTCAAGTTATTATCTGTGGATCCAAGCAACTACAAGGACGCGAACATTGAAGGAATAAGaagagtacttgaacatgCTCATGGTGTGAAAATCCCTAGGAATGTTCCCCTTGACACTTCTACGATTGAGAGTATCAAGCTCGGTACCACTGTTGCAACAAATGCTTTGTTGGAAAGAAAAGGTGTACCAACGGCCTTAATAACTACTGAAGGATTTAAAGATATTCTCCATATTGGAAACCAGTCTCGTCCAGACTTGTTCGCCCTCAACATCGTCAAACCTGAGGCTTTGTACAAGaaggttgttgaagtcgaAGAGAGAGTCACTTTACCCGCTTTCACCGAAGATGCTAAAGGATATGATGCGAAAGACTTGCTCAATGGCCAAACCTATGTGTTGGGTGAAACTAAAGAAGTCGTCAAGATTATCAAACCTCTCAACGTGGACAAGACTAGGGCTCAATTGCTTGAGTTGAAGCAGCAAGGAATCGTATCTGTTGCCGTAGTGTTGATCCATGGCTACAACTATCAAGAACACGAGAAACAAATTGGTGCATTAGCAAATGAACTCGGGTTTGTTAATGTCACCTTGTCCCACAAGGTGTTGCCCATGATTAAGGCCGTTAACAGAGGCCAATCTGCATGTGTCGATGCTTATCTTACGCCTATTGTCCAAGAATACATCAAGGGTTTGATTAGTGGGTTTGAGGAAGGATTCGAAAAACATACCAGGGTCGAGTTCATGATGTCAGATGGTGGTTTGTGTGACTACAAAAAGTTCACGGGGTTGAAGTCTTTATTATCGGGACCAGCTGgtggagttgttggacaAGCTAGGACCTGctttgatattgatgatggaACTCCAACTATTGGATTTGATATGGGTGGTACTTCTACTGATGTCAGTAGATACGCTGGGTTGGCTTTCGAACATGTCTTTGAAACCACCACTGCTGGGATTAAGTTGGCGGCTCCTCAGCTTGACATCAATACTGTTGCTGCAGGGGGAAGTTCCATTTTATCCTACAGAAACGGTCTTTACCAAGTTGGTCCTGAAAGTGCAAGTGCTCATCCAGGTCCAGTGTGTTACCGTAAAAATGGGCCTAACTTAACCATTACTGATGCTAATTTGATGTGTGGAAGAATCTTACCTGAGTTCTTTCCTAAGATCTTTGGTGAAACTGAAGACCAACCGTTGGACAAAGAGGCTGTCATTAAGAGATTCACCGAAATGGCTGAAGTTATCAACGCTGATAATCCAAACATGACTCCCAAGACCCCGTATGAAATTGCTCTTGGGTTTTTGGACGTGGCCAATGTGGCTATGGCCAAACCAATTAGGCAATTGACTGAAAACAAGGGTTTTGATGTCACTAAACATAACTTGGCTTCTTTcggtggtgctggtgggCAACATGCCACTTCTATTGCTAGAGCATTAAAAATGAAGAGAATTGTCATTCATAAGTATTCTTCGATCTTGTCTGCCTATGGTATTGCCTTATCTGACGTTGTTCACGAAGCTCAAGAACCATCTTTGACCGTTTATAATTCGTCATCTAAAGACTACTTATTGGACAGATGTACTGCGTTAAAAGAGAAGGTTGCTTTGGAGTTGGCTGAACAAGGAATTTCGGATGTTGATTACCAAGTATTTTTCAACATGGGTTACAAAGGTTCTGAttccaaattgatgatCTTGCAATCCGACAAAGACTTCTTGACTTCCTTTTACGACACTCATCAGAGAGAGTTTTCTTTTaataacttcaagaaagaagtcATCGTTAATGACATCAGAGTCAGAGGAAGTGGTTCTGTCAACAGAATTCAAGAAAGGTCCCCtttcaaggatttggcGGAAATAACCCAGGTTCCGGTCGCAGACGGattggaaaagatcttATCTCCTGTCTACTTCAATGGGGGGTTCCAAGAGTCTAAAGTGTATTTATTAGGAGACTTGCCAGTTGGATCGCAGATTAAGGGACCAGCCTTAGTATTGGACTCCACCCAGACTTTACTTGTGGATCCGAACTCCGTGTTGACTGTTTTGCCCAGACATGTCgtggtggacttggactACAACTCCATTGATACCAATAAGAACTTATCCATCGATGCTGTCGATCCAGTACAATTGTCTGTGTTTTCACATAGATTCATGTCCATTGCTGAGTCTATGTGTACGACGTTACAAAAGATTTCCGTCAGTGCCAacatcaaagaaagacTCGATTTCAGTTGTGCCTTATTTGATGAATGCGGAAACTTGGTTGCAAATGCaccatcagttccagttcaCTTATGTGCCATGTCTTTCGCAGTTAAGTATCAGATTAATTATTGGGGATCTGACTTGAAACCTGGTGATATCTTAGCAACCAACCATCCGAAGGCTATGGGAACCCATTTACCAGATATCACGATTATCTCCCCAGTTTTCATTGAAGGGAAAATCCGGTTTTTCGTGGGGTCTAGAGCCCATCATGCAGAGATTGGTGGAACAGTCGCCGGTTCAATGGACTCATCTGCCACTAGCCTTGATCTGGAAGGTGCAAAGTTTGTGGCTTGGAAGGTTGTTCAAAACGGAGTGTTTGATGATGCCGGAGTACAGAAAtactttgttgatgactTAAAGAAAATTCCAGGATCTTCTCCCTCCAGGAAACTTAGTGACAACATTTCTGACTTGAAAGCTGCTATTGCTGCCAACCAAAAAGGTATCAACTTATTGAGTGATGTTTTCAACGAGTACGACACTGAGTATGTTTTATTCTATATGAGAAGTATCAAGGATACTACCGAAGCAGCTGTCCGAtcattcttgaaaaagttaGCCAAACAGAAAGGAAGTAAGCCTTTGACTGCCGTCGACTATATGGATGACGGAGCCCGTATACAATTGAAAATCaccattgatgaagctAAAGGAAGTGCTGTGTTTGATTTCACCGGTAcagcagaagaaacttTCAACTGTTTCAACGCCCCATCTTCTGTGACCTCTTCATGTATCGCCTACTGTATGAGATGTCATATCACAGAAGGAGACTTGCCTTTGAATGAAGGAATGCTTTCTCCAATTGAGGTGATTATTCCACCTGGTACCGTATTGAATCCTAGTGTAACAGCTGCTGTTTCTGGAGGTAATGGAATCACCTCTCAGAAGATTGCCGATGTTATCATGAAGGCCTTGGGAACGGTTGCAGCCTCGTATGGGTGTATGAACTGTATTACTTTTGGTCAGGGTGGATACGATAAAGAAACTGGTGAAATGATTCCTGGTTTCGGGTTCGTCGAAACTATAGGTGGAGGTTCGGGTGCAGGAAATGGTTTCCACGGATTCAGTGGTACCCAGTGTAATATGACTAACACCCTTATGACTGACCCTGAGGTGTTGGAACAGAGGTATCCTGTTGTCTTGAAACAGTTCCGTGTACGTGAAGGAAGTGCTGGTATCGGAAAGTGGAATGGAGGTGAAGGATTGATTAGAGAGCTCCAATTCACATCTGCTTGCCACGCTTCGATCTTAACTCAAAGAAGAGTTTTTAGACCATACGGAATGGCTGGTGGAGGTGaaggaggaagaggagaAAACAGACTTGGAAAGATTAGGGCTGACGGAAAGACGATCGACTGGAAGCACGTAGGCCCAACAGCTGAGATCGAAATCGATATAggtgatatcatcaagatctcAACTCCTGGAGGTGGAGGCTATGGAGTTGCaaatgaagaaagtgaACCGTCTACCTCGGTTGTGAAACCGTCAACAGTTGTCACTGCTGGTGGCAGTTTCTACCAGTATAGAGAAGCTATGAACA TACCTCCCAAATTTTTCTTGACCACTACAGTTGAGGacatgaagttgaatacAAGACTTCAGAACCCCAATAACAACTCGACGATGCCGTACAGGTTGAAGGTTGATTCTGTTCCCAAACAAGAACATCCTCAAGAGGCACCAAATTTAAACCCAAATATTGAAAGTGATTTATTTGATCATTATGTGGAGGTTGTGAGCAAAAAGAAGGTGTTTGGAAACCTCCAGTTGAATGGGTTTCGATCTATTATCATCCCGCACTGTATAACGTCTCCTTCGCTTTTCCAATCTATAATAGCCATATCAGCTAGTGACTTGATCCGCAGATACCCAACCCATACATATTTCCTGAAATTGACCACCAAGTATAAGAACGAAGctatcaacttgatgtaTAATCTCCTAGATGATTTTGGGAAGGAAAGAATCGACGAGATTGTCACTAGTATTCTAATCTTATGTTCTTTAGAGATTGGCGAAGATTTAAACAGTAACTGGGTGAACTACCTCAAACAAAGTTGTCTTATTTTCCTGACGTTGAATGATGAAGACATACTCCAGTCTGAAGTGCTTCTATTCTGCTACAGGTATTTCATCCTACGGTATATCCTCCTACTTTCAAGCTTGAACCGTTTGGAATACTTCTATTTTACCAACAACTTCCCCATGAAATTTATCGACACATTTTTTAAAGATGACTCAGTTGACTATATGCTTGGGTGTTCACCTAAACTCATCCAAATAATTGGTGATATCACTCGTTTAAAAAATAATGACGACTCCATCGACCCTTCCCAGGTTGGGGAGATCTATGACGCCTTGTTTGCACTACGTGAAGAACATGAAGACCTAAAACTAAACTTTTGCTCCCAGCTCTACCTTCATACTGTCAAAATCCACTTGGCCAGCACATTTGAGCTGCAGCTCAACTCTTTACATTTGACTATTGATACAGAGTTTCat CAAAAGTACTTTGATACTTCTGTTGGACAACTTCCATTTATTCCAATCTACGACAAATTGTTTTCAGCTGCATACAAATTATAA
- a CDS encoding FAD-dependent glycine/D-amino acid oxidoreductase (COG:E; EggNog:ENOG503NYP5), whose amino-acid sequence MVDSVLIVGCGVMGLSTALHLAKKGYQVKAIDAYPVPSPWSAACDYNKIIRTEYAELVYTKMSLEAWELWRNDPLYKDVYKECGRVLVTPPSHQGRKKFEAVGIANLQSLGGGQRIEYKKGGKALAKQFKFLKYNTMSEQSEYKWNPETGIGIAGKSLKAVYLAAKELGVEFVFGEAGRAVEIKTEGGIDTVFTADGSRYSADQIVIASGASAGSLLDLKQQQSATGLFVTHIQLTEKEYQKYKDIPVVFDSDLGYFFPPDEDTRILKIALPGSGAQNYVRSNFRDETRSLPRYKNQHPEDTMPTECMVIAKQLLATYIPELAYLSTIRPVYAATGDSGHAYKLLPNIGKYIVDKLEGKLEVEMDSLWRWREDLEGFDPTKLTWRIAAQSTEFSKIDWVSDHDRVPSSDSHL is encoded by the exons ATGGTAGACTCGGTATTGATTGTAGGATGTGGAGTCATGGGTTTATCCACCGCCTTACACTTGGCTAAAAAAGGATACCAAGTGAAGGCTATCGATGCTTACCCAGTTCCCTCTCCTTGGTCTGCTGCTTGCGACTACAATAAGATCATTAGAACTGAATATGCAGAATTGGTGTACACAAAAATGTCCCTCGAAGCTTGGGAGTTGTGGAGAAATGATCCCTTGTACAAAGATGTCTACAAAGAATGTGGTAGAGTGTTGGTTACCCCTCCTCTGcaccaaggaagaaaaaaattcGAAGCAGTTGGAATTGCAAATCTCCAGTCTCTAGGCGGTGgtcaaagaattgaatACAAGAAAGGGGGAAAGGCTTTGGCCAAGCAGTTTAAGTTTCTCAAGTACAACACCATGTCGGAGCAGAGTGAGTATAAGTGGAATCCTGAAACCGGTATTGGTATTGCCGGTAAGTCCTTGAAAGCAGTGTATTTGGCAgccaaagaacttggcgTAGAgtttgtttttggagaagcTGGTAGAGctgttgaaatcaagacTGAAGGAGGAATTGATACAGTGTTTACTGCAGATGGCTCTAGATACAGTGCTGACCAAATTGTCATTGCCTCAGGTGCTTCAGCTGGTAGTCTATTGGACCtcaaacaacaacaatcAGCCACTGGACTTTTTGTCACGCATATTCAGTTGACTGAAAAAGAATACCAAAAGTATAAGGATATTCCAGTTGTATTTGATTCAGATTTGGGATATTTCTTCCCACCCGATGAAGATACTAGAATCCTCAAAATCGCCTTGCCAGGCTCAGGTGCCCAAAATTATGTGCGGTCAAACTTCAGAGACGAAACCAGATCTCTACCAAGGTATAAGAACCAGCACCCTGAAGACACTATGCCTACCGAATGCATGGTCATCGCCAAACAGCTTTTGGCTACCTATATTCCAGAATTGGCCTACTTATCAACCATAAGGCCT GTATACGCTGCAACTGGTGATAGTGGACATGCCTACAAGCTTTTACCCAACATCGGAAAGTATATTGTAGACAAGTTGGAAGGCAAGTTAGAGGTTGAAATGGACTCGTTATGGCGGTGGAGggaagatcttgaaggatttgaCCCAACTAAGCTCACCTGGAGAATTGCCGCACAAAGCACCGAATTCTCAAAAATTGACTGGGTTTCGGATCATGACCGAGTTCCCTCTAGCGATTCACACTTATAG
- a CDS encoding uncharacterized protein (EggNog:ENOG503NWK3; COG:G), which yields MSESADTASGEKVFADIKVDSLGEVNDGDLDAGAKYLIDHPQYADYTPEEARKLLWKIDLMLIPMMTIIITLAAADKIVISNAAVYGMTADLKLVGNKYSWVGSIFYFGYLIMELPANLLIQKLPVRKTLFTSFVIWNIILMCMGAAQNFSQLAAMRFLLGMGETFLFPSCSVITAMFYKKSEQPFRTAIWFSGFSSIITGILSYAVGHANTKLANWRLLFITFASITLFFTAALYVVLPDSPMSCWWMNDREKYIAIHRTKENRTGTKNTNFKRYQIMEALKDWKTWVLAVFALCNNISNGALVTFAGQIVSGLGYSPLRTTLLGMPTGVFMTASSWMIALPTFFYPKKFRTVSAFTICLVPLICCVLMMKLDGKISLLIAYYFFYFYWGPYVCMTAICFANTAGHTKKSVVNAVNFTSYCVANIIAPQFFISSEAPGYKTGYHAILGFTSGSLVSIATYGFGCYMENKKRDEKYGPAEDNVDLDLDALDLTDKEKEKWFRYVW from the coding sequence ATGTCTGAATCTGCTGATACCGCTTCGGGTGAAAAAGTTTTCGCTGATATCAAGGTAGATTCTCTTGGAGAGGTAAACGATGGTGATCTCGATGCTGGtgccaagtacttgatcGACCACCCTCAGTATGCTGATTATACTCCTGAAGAAGCTAGGAagcttctttggaaaatcgacttgatgttgattcCAATGATGACCATTATTATCACCTTGGCTGCTGCCGATAAAATCGTCATTTCAAATGCTGCCGTCTATGGTATGACTGCCGACCTTAAGTTGGTAGGAAACAAATATTCTTGGGTCGGTTCAATTTTTTACTTTGGATACTTGATTATGGAGCTTCCTGCTAACTTGTTAATTCAAAAGTTGCCTGTTAGGAAAACTTTATTCACTTCTTTTGTGATCTGGAATATTATATTGATGTGTATGGGAGCTGCTCAAAACTTTTCTCAATTGGCTGCCATGAGATTCTTATTGGGTATGGGAGAGACTTTCTTGTTCCCTTCTTGTTCAGTTATTACTGCAATGTTCTACAAGAAGTCTGAGCAACCCTTTAGAACTGCCATTTGGTTTTCAGGGTTCTCGTCAATCATCACCGGAATTTTATCTTATGCAGTGGGACATGCTAATACCAAGCTTGCAAACTGGAGATTGTTGTTCATCACCTTTGCGTCTATTACCTTGTTCTTCACGGCTGCTTTGTATGTTGTGTTGCCGGATTCTCCAATGTCTTGCTGGTGGATGAATGATAGAGAAAAATATATTGCTATTCATAGAACCAAGGAAAACAGAACTGGtaccaaaaacacaaacttcaagagatATCAAATTATGGAGGCCCTCAAAGACTGGAAAACTTGGGTTCTTGCAGTGTTTGCCCTTTGTAACAATATCTCCAATGGTGCTTTGGTTACTTTTGCTGGTCAAATTGTTTCAGGTCTTGGATATTCTCCTTTGAGAACCACCTTATTGGGAATGCCAACCGGAGTTTTTATGACTGCCAGTTCGTGGATGATTGCCTTGCCAACTTTTTTCTACCCCAAAAAGTTCAGAACCGTTAGTGCTTTCACCATTTGTTTGGTTCCATTGATATGTTGtgtgttgatgatgaagttggacgGTAAGATCAGCTTGTTAATAGCTTACTACTTCTTCTACTTCTACTGGGGTCCTTATGTGTGTATGACTGCCATCTGCTTTGCCAACACTGCTGGCCACACCAAAAAGTCTGTGGTGAACGCTGTGAACTTCACTTCGTACTGTGTGGCCAATATTATTGCACCTCAATTTTTCATTAGTAGCGAAGCTCCGGGTTATAAAACAGGTTACCACGCCATTTTGGGTTTTACTAGTGGCTCTTTGGTGAGCATTGCTACCTATGGCTTTGGATGCTACAtggaaaacaaaaaaagaGATGAAAAGTACGGTCCTGCTGAGGATAATGTCGATCTCGATTTGGATGCGTTAGACTTGACtgacaaagaaaaggaaaaatGGTTCCGTTACGTTTGGTAA